The Salvelinus fontinalis isolate EN_2023a chromosome 24, ASM2944872v1, whole genome shotgun sequence genome has a segment encoding these proteins:
- the LOC129822418 gene encoding P2Y purinoceptor 1-like codes for MPTTDLNLTSLLNVSDLHLATQGGCSLTGTGFQFYYLPTVYILVFVTGLVGNSLSIWMFVCHMRPWSSISVYMFNLALADFCYVLSLPFLIFYYFNKTDWIFGDVLCRLQRFIFHVNLYGSILFLTCISVHRYTGVVHPLKSLGRLKKKNAVLTSALVWVVVIAGISPILYYSRTGEKRNATTCYDTTTEDELPGYFIYSMCLTVFGFCIPFIIILGCYGMIVKALFCNDMNNAPLRRKSIHLVIIVLAVFAVSYLPFHVMKNLNMRARLYFQVPDMCDFNNRVYATYQVTRGLASLNSCVDPVLYFLAGDTFRRKLSRATKKQSKKGEGLPLQSKSEDTALNSLPEYVKKRDGQF; via the coding sequence ATGCCAACAACAGATCTGAATCTGACATCCCTCCTGAATGTGTCTGATCTCCACTTGGCAACACAGGGGGGATGTTCCCTGACCGGGACAGGCTTCCAGTTCTACTACCTACCCACGGTGTACATCCTGGTGTTCGTCACCGGCCTGGTGGGGAACAGTCTGTCCATCTGGATGTTTGTCTGCCACATGAGACCCTGGAGCAGCATCTCTGTGTACATGTTCAACCTGGCTCTGGCCGACTTCTGCTACGTCCTCTCCTTGCCCTTCCTCATCTTCTACTACTTTAATAAGACAGACTGGATATTCGGGGACGTTCTCTGCCGACTGCAGAGGTTTATATTCCATGTCAATCTGTACGGCAGCATCTTGttcctgacctgtatcagtgtcCACAGGTACACAGGAGTCGTCCACCCGCTCAAGTCTCTGGGAAGACTCAAGAAGAAGAACGCCGTGCTGACCAGCGCCCTGGTCTGGGTCGTGGTCATAGCGGGgatctctcccatcctctactaCTCTCGGACGGGGGAGAAACGGAACGCCACCACGTGTTACGACACGACCACAGAGGATGAGCTGCCGGGTTACTTTATCTATAGCATGTGTTTGACCGTCTTCGGCTTCTGCATCCCCTTCATCATAATCCTGGGTTGCTATGGGATGATCGTCAAGGCGCTGTTCTGTAACGACATGAACAACGCCCCGTTACGACGTAAGTCCATCCACCTGGTGATTATCGTGCTGGCTGTGTTCGCTGTGTCCTACCTGCCCTTTCACGTGATGAAGAACCTGAACATGAGAGCCAGGCTGTACTTCCAGGTCCCGGACATGTGTGACTTTAACAACCGGGTGTACGCCACCTACCAGGTGACGCGGGGGCTGGCCAGCCTCAACAGCTGTGTGGACCCGGTCCTCTACTTCCTGGCTGGTGACACGTTCAGGAGGAAGTTGTCAAGAGCTACTAAAAAACAATCCAAGAAGGGGGAGGGGCTCCCACTGCAGTCCAAGAGTGAAGACACGGCGCTCAACAGCCTGCCAGAGTATGTCAAGAAGAGGGACGGACAGTTCTGA